Proteins found in one Paraburkholderia caballeronis genomic segment:
- a CDS encoding Rap1a/Tai family immunity protein, protein MLRALLCAAAFALPVSAFAFTASDLNRLCMKTDVASRAACAAYVEGAADGVFNTIDAIGGTTGPRVGQYFCLPPDARSAQLTDAVRKYIAENPNVAGYNASTAVSLGLGRAFPCKSGS, encoded by the coding sequence ATGCTACGGGCTTTGCTTTGCGCGGCCGCATTCGCGTTGCCGGTTTCGGCGTTCGCGTTCACGGCGTCCGACCTGAACCGGCTTTGCATGAAAACCGACGTCGCGTCGCGCGCGGCGTGCGCGGCCTACGTCGAAGGCGCGGCGGACGGCGTGTTCAACACGATCGACGCGATCGGCGGCACGACCGGCCCACGCGTCGGCCAGTATTTCTGCCTGCCGCCGGACGCCCGTTCCGCGCAGTTGACCGACGCGGTCCGCAAGTACATCGCGGAGAATCCGAACGTCGCGGGCTACAATGCGAGCACCGCGGTGTCGCTGGGCCTCGGCAGGGCGTTTCCGTGCAAGTCCGGTAGCTGA
- a CDS encoding ankyrin repeat domain-containing protein, whose product MIPHSAAASASRSGFMRRALAASVALGLAGALFAAAPAHAASLDSLVKAVKFDDDRAVSKDLAGGMDPNATDEQGMPLLVLAAREKSDKVAALLVANPKTNIEAEDRAGENAMMLAALNGDIDLVKLLISKDAEVNKKGWAPLHYAASNGNDDIVQLLLDNSAYVDAGSPNGTTPLMMAARGNHVTTVKILLDNGADLNVKNQIGLNALDFAKHYRAPDVIKGLSARMGVPADAGAAAPQNGAK is encoded by the coding sequence ATGATTCCGCATTCCGCCGCTGCTTCGGCTTCCCGCTCCGGTTTCATGCGCCGCGCGCTCGCCGCGTCGGTCGCGCTCGGCCTCGCTGGCGCGCTGTTCGCGGCGGCTCCCGCGCACGCGGCGTCGCTCGACTCGCTCGTGAAGGCGGTCAAGTTCGACGACGACCGGGCCGTGTCGAAGGACCTCGCGGGCGGAATGGACCCGAACGCGACCGACGAACAGGGCATGCCGCTCCTCGTGCTGGCCGCGCGCGAGAAATCGGACAAGGTCGCCGCGCTGCTGGTCGCGAACCCGAAGACGAACATCGAGGCCGAGGACCGCGCGGGCGAGAACGCGATGATGCTCGCCGCGCTGAACGGCGACATCGACCTCGTGAAGCTGCTGATCTCGAAGGACGCCGAAGTGAACAAGAAGGGCTGGGCGCCGCTGCACTACGCGGCGTCGAACGGCAACGACGACATCGTGCAATTGCTGCTCGACAACTCGGCCTACGTCGATGCCGGTTCGCCGAACGGCACGACGCCGCTGATGATGGCCGCGCGCGGCAACCACGTGACGACCGTGAAGATCCTGCTGGACAACGGCGCGGACCTGAACGTGAAGAACCAGATCGGCCTGAACGCGCTCGACTTCGCGAAGCACTACCGCGCGCCGGACGTGATCAAGGGGCTGTCCGCGCGGATGGGCGTGCCGGCGGACGCCGGTGCGGCAGCGCCGCAAAACGGTGCAAAATAA